The following proteins are encoded in a genomic region of Desulfuribacillus stibiiarsenatis:
- the argJ gene encoding bifunctional glutamate N-acetyltransferase/amino-acid acetyltransferase ArgJ — protein sequence MKKNFTIIDNGTVTTPKGFLAQGVYAGIKRKRNDLGVLYSVNPASAAGVYTLNVVQAAPLKLTKQCLKQTGKLQAIVVNSGNANACTGVEGDKNAKIMQELVAQGLDIPNEYVGVASTGVIGQQLPMDCVRKGIELALMDLSENGGTGFSESILTTDTCDKNLAVQVEIDGVTISIGGAAKGSGMIHPNMATMLGFITTDADIEPGLLQQLLSDVTDQTFNMITVDGDTSTNDMVLVMANGYSGVKLDTNHPQWEVFKEAFNYVSEYLAKTIARDGEGATKLIEVTVKKAKSKEQASIIAKSVIGSSLVKSAVFGADANWGRIVCAAGYSGADFDPDKIEVYLMGTLIFQNGMGITVDEDVLQEKMKDEFVPIELVLHDGEAQARAWGCDLTYDYVRINASYRS from the coding sequence TTCTTAGCCCAGGGTGTATATGCAGGGATTAAGAGAAAGAGAAATGACTTAGGAGTTTTATACTCCGTGAATCCAGCAAGTGCAGCGGGCGTATACACATTAAACGTTGTGCAAGCTGCACCGCTAAAGCTAACGAAGCAATGTCTAAAGCAGACGGGAAAGCTGCAAGCAATTGTTGTAAACAGTGGGAATGCCAATGCTTGTACAGGTGTAGAAGGTGACAAGAACGCAAAAATCATGCAGGAGCTTGTGGCACAAGGGTTAGACATTCCGAATGAATATGTAGGAGTTGCTTCTACTGGGGTTATTGGACAGCAGTTACCAATGGACTGCGTTCGTAAAGGGATAGAACTGGCGCTAATGGATCTATCTGAAAATGGTGGCACGGGCTTTAGTGAGAGTATTCTAACGACGGATACTTGCGACAAAAACCTTGCCGTGCAAGTGGAGATTGATGGTGTTACGATTTCTATTGGTGGAGCAGCTAAAGGTTCAGGTATGATTCACCCGAATATGGCAACAATGCTTGGGTTTATTACCACAGACGCGGACATTGAGCCGGGCCTACTACAGCAACTATTATCAGACGTAACGGACCAAACGTTCAACATGATCACGGTTGATGGTGATACAAGTACGAATGATATGGTACTGGTGATGGCAAATGGTTATTCTGGAGTAAAACTTGATACGAACCATCCGCAGTGGGAAGTATTTAAAGAAGCGTTCAACTATGTTTCTGAGTACCTAGCGAAGACTATAGCGCGTGATGGTGAAGGTGCTACGAAGTTGATTGAAGTGACTGTCAAAAAAGCAAAGTCGAAAGAACAAGCTTCTATCATTGCAAAATCAGTAATCGGCAGCTCGTTAGTGAAATCGGCTGTCTTTGGCGCTGATGCCAACTGGGGAAGAATTGTTTGCGCTGCGGGTTATAGTGGTGCTGACTTTGATCCAGATAAAATAGAAGTATATCTGATGGGGACGTTGATTTTCCAAAATGGAATGGGTATTACCGTAGATGAAGATGTGCTACAAGAAAAGATGAAAGATGAGTTTGTTCCAATTGAGTTAGTTTTACATGATGGAGAAGCACAAGCACGAGCATGGGGCTGTGACTTGACGTATGACTACGTGCGTATCAATGCAAGCTATCGCTCGTAA
- the argB gene encoding acetylglutamate kinase: protein MTAGLHRAQVLVEALPYIQRFAGKIVVVKYGGSTMGEDTSSFIQDLVLMKQVNIHPVVVHGGGPEITNLLESMGVEVQFVNGLRVTDQAVLDVASMVLVGKINKQIVSQIQSYGGKAIGLSGIDGKLLLARKKQNTKVDLGFVGEVEQVNCKLLRGLIDEGYIPVIAPLGVDDQGQRYNINADTVAAAVAGELRAEKFVLSTNVPGIYIEENGVKTIISAIGAKKIEESIDNGQISGGMVPKVEACLEALNRGVNTTHIVDGRQEHVLLLELLTDTGVGTMVSREDEIS from the coding sequence ATGACGGCTGGATTGCATAGAGCACAGGTGTTAGTGGAGGCATTGCCTTATATTCAAAGATTCGCGGGGAAAATTGTCGTTGTAAAATACGGCGGCAGTACGATGGGGGAAGATACATCTTCTTTTATACAAGATTTAGTGCTGATGAAGCAAGTAAATATTCATCCAGTTGTTGTTCATGGCGGTGGACCGGAAATTACCAACCTTTTGGAGTCAATGGGCGTAGAGGTTCAGTTTGTAAATGGCTTACGTGTAACGGATCAAGCGGTCCTTGATGTGGCAAGTATGGTGCTAGTTGGGAAAATCAATAAGCAAATCGTGTCGCAAATTCAGTCGTATGGTGGAAAAGCGATAGGCCTGAGTGGTATTGATGGAAAGCTTTTGCTTGCGAGAAAGAAACAAAACACGAAAGTTGATTTAGGTTTTGTAGGTGAAGTGGAGCAAGTCAATTGCAAGCTGTTACGTGGCTTAATCGATGAAGGATATATTCCTGTCATTGCACCTTTAGGTGTAGATGACCAAGGCCAGCGTTATAATATCAATGCAGATACGGTGGCAGCAGCAGTCGCAGGAGAGCTTCGGGCTGAGAAGTTTGTTTTATCGACGAATGTTCCTGGTATTTATATAGAAGAAAACGGGGTTAAAACAATTATATCTGCAATAGGCGCTAAGAAGATTGAGGAATCGATTGACAATGGTCAAATCAGTGGAGGTATGGTGCCAAAGGTAGAGGCGTGCTTAGAAGCTTTGAACCGTGGCGTGAACACTACGCATATCGTAGATGGTAGACAAGAGCATGTATTGCTTTTAGAACTTTTAACAGATACGGGTGTAGGAACTATGGTATCGAGGGAGGATGAAATATCATGA
- a CDS encoding aspartate aminotransferase family protein, whose product MSLMNTYNRWPIQLERGQGSYVWDTEGKKYLDYTSGIAVNQFGHNFPPLVQAIQAQAEKLIHCSNLFHIPSQQQLADALVQESGYGKVFFSNSGAEANEAAIKLARRYQQKVRGEYRYEIITFEKSFHGRTLTTITATAQPKYQEGFQPLPEGFIYCPLNNLEAVEQAITDKTAAILFELVQGEGGVHIVDPQFLQGLKVLAEKHQLLLIVDEVQTGMGRTGTMFAWQQFDFQPDIFTLAKGLGGGVPIGACVAKETVAEAFVPGTHASTFGGNPLVTAAANAIMNEMKKEETKQQIRTNSEQLTEKLQLLQQDFSDLIVEMRGMGLIRGIQFVDSVPVLDMIAKFREKGLLLVPAGDNTLRLLPPLNTSFDEIEEAFTVIREVLNDLTLVKS is encoded by the coding sequence ATGAGTTTAATGAACACCTATAATCGCTGGCCAATTCAACTGGAACGCGGGCAAGGAAGTTATGTGTGGGATACGGAAGGTAAGAAGTATTTAGACTACACATCAGGGATTGCAGTGAATCAGTTCGGGCATAACTTTCCACCGCTGGTTCAGGCGATTCAGGCACAAGCAGAGAAGCTGATTCATTGCTCAAACTTATTTCATATTCCTTCGCAACAACAATTAGCAGATGCACTAGTACAAGAATCGGGCTATGGGAAAGTGTTTTTCTCAAATAGTGGTGCAGAAGCCAATGAGGCTGCGATTAAGTTAGCTCGTCGCTACCAGCAAAAAGTCCGTGGAGAATATAGATACGAGATTATTACCTTTGAGAAATCCTTTCATGGACGCACATTGACGACAATCACGGCAACGGCGCAACCGAAATATCAAGAAGGATTCCAACCCCTTCCTGAAGGATTTATCTATTGTCCACTTAATAACTTAGAAGCAGTAGAGCAGGCAATCACGGATAAGACAGCAGCGATTCTTTTTGAACTTGTGCAGGGAGAAGGCGGGGTACACATTGTAGACCCTCAGTTCTTACAAGGTCTGAAAGTGTTAGCGGAAAAACATCAATTATTGTTGATTGTCGATGAAGTGCAGACAGGTATGGGACGTACGGGTACGATGTTTGCGTGGCAACAATTTGATTTTCAGCCTGATATCTTTACATTAGCTAAAGGCTTAGGGGGAGGAGTTCCGATTGGTGCTTGCGTGGCAAAGGAAACTGTAGCGGAAGCGTTTGTCCCTGGAACCCATGCATCAACATTTGGTGGAAACCCACTTGTTACAGCGGCTGCCAATGCCATTATGAACGAAATGAAGAAGGAAGAAACAAAGCAACAAATCCGAACCAACAGTGAACAACTAACAGAAAAATTACAATTGCTACAACAAGATTTTTCTGATTTAATAGTAGAAATGCGAGGAATGGGACTAATCCGCGGGATACAATTCGTAGATTCTGTGCCTGTCCTTGATATGATTGCTAAGTTCCGCGAGAAGGGCTTATTGCTAGTACCGGCTGGAGATAACACTTTGCGCCTATTGCCGCCACTTAACACCTCTTTTGACGAAATAGAGGAAGCTTTTACGGTGATTCGCGAAGTCCTCAACGATTTGACATTAGTAAAAAGTTAA
- the carA gene encoding glutamine-hydrolyzing carbamoyl-phosphate synthase small subunit yields the protein MKGKLVLENGAVFEGKLIGDTKVTYGEVVFNTGMTGYQEVLTDPSYAGQIVIMTYPLIGNYGINVDDHESYRSHVAGFIIGEMCPTPSNFRSSFTVDEYLKSQGVVGLSDIDTRQLVRMIRENGTMKGYIIPNSQYGVVTVNGLDYPELPKDLVARVTRKNRATFEPANVKNPTHHIVIYDFGQKQNMVRALHALGCKVTIVPYFTTLDEVMKLNPDGILFSNGPGDPMDLVDITPELRKVAEAYPTMGICYGHQMLGLAFGAKTTKLRYGHRGSNHPVKDLRTGKVYITSQNHGYIVEPDSLAATDMVVTHINVNDGTVEGIQHKSLPIFSVQYHPEACPGPKDSLYFFQDFIMTINEHKERTRELVCPK from the coding sequence ATGAAAGGGAAATTAGTGCTGGAAAATGGTGCTGTCTTTGAGGGGAAACTCATTGGAGATACGAAAGTAACCTACGGAGAGGTTGTCTTTAATACTGGAATGACAGGCTACCAGGAAGTTTTAACAGACCCGTCCTACGCAGGACAAATCGTCATCATGACATATCCTTTAATCGGAAATTATGGAATTAACGTGGATGACCATGAGTCTTATCGATCTCATGTGGCGGGCTTTATCATTGGGGAAATGTGCCCTACACCAAGTAACTTCCGCAGTTCGTTCACGGTAGATGAATATTTAAAATCGCAAGGCGTAGTTGGTCTATCTGACATCGACACTCGCCAATTAGTGAGAATGATACGCGAGAATGGGACGATGAAGGGATACATCATTCCAAACAGTCAATACGGTGTTGTGACGGTTAACGGCCTTGATTATCCTGAACTGCCAAAGGACTTAGTTGCCAGAGTAACTCGTAAGAATCGAGCAACCTTCGAACCAGCCAATGTAAAGAATCCTACCCATCATATAGTGATTTATGATTTTGGACAAAAACAAAATATGGTTCGTGCGTTACATGCCCTTGGTTGCAAAGTGACAATCGTACCGTATTTTACAACGTTAGATGAAGTTATGAAACTAAACCCTGACGGAATTCTTTTCTCCAATGGACCTGGGGATCCGATGGACCTTGTAGATATTACTCCGGAACTGAGAAAAGTAGCGGAAGCGTACCCGACGATGGGTATTTGCTATGGCCACCAAATGTTAGGGTTAGCGTTCGGTGCGAAAACAACGAAATTACGCTACGGCCATCGTGGAAGTAACCACCCAGTAAAAGACTTACGAACAGGTAAAGTGTATATTACTTCGCAAAATCACGGATATATTGTAGAACCAGATTCTTTAGCAGCTACGGATATGGTCGTTACACATATCAATGTGAATGATGGTACAGTAGAGGGAATTCAACATAAATCGTTACCAATTTTCAGTGTTCAATATCATCCGGAAGCATGTCCTGGACCGAAGGATTCGCTATACTTTTTCCAGGATTTCATCATGACGATTAATGAACATAAGGAAAGGACGCGTGAGCTAGTTTGCCCAAAATAG
- the carB gene encoding carbamoyl-phosphate synthase (glutamine-hydrolyzing) large subunit, with protein sequence MPKIDSIKKVLVIGSGPIIIGQAAEFDYAGTQACNALKEEGIEVVLVNSNPATIMTDQGIADKIYIEPLTVRSLSQIIDRERPDGVLPTLGGQTGLNLAVKLSEAGVLEKYNVKLLGTSLEAIKKAEDRDLFRTLMLEIGQPIPESEIIDNLVEAEQFAARIGFPLIIRPAYTLGGSGGGIVDDHEQLRETVSRGLSQSPIGQVLIEKSIKGWKEIEYEVMRDSNDTCITICNMENFDPVGVHTGDSIVVAPSQTLSDCEYQLLRTASLDIIRSLKIEGGCNVQLALNPYSFEYCVIEVNPRVSRSSALASKATGYPIAKVAAKIAIGMHLDEIINPVTGLTYASFEPALDYVVAKIPRWPFDKFPEANRKLGTQMKATGEVMAIARTMEGALLKAVRSLEIKVQTLLHPVYAEWTLEQLTAKLAEQPDDNRLFILAEALRKGMTVQKVRDITEIDPFFVEKILNIVRWEEEIKKANLDEVTSEQLRLWKKVGFSDAYIADLINMGALSRAEDDALLTHLDVRKRRKQLNVIPSYKLVDTCAAEFPAKTPYYYSTYTGEDEVEKTDKEKILVIGSGPIRIGQGIEFDYCSVHAIWALKEAGYEAVIINNNPETVSTDFNVADRLYFEPLTLEDVLNVAEKENIKGAYVQFGGQTAINLVHGLRDYGIQILGTSVEGIDLAEDRDKFRRLLDRLQIPQTNGAMAENVEGALKVAEDIGYPLMVRPSYVIGGRGMQVIYEQSELERYLAEAVDVSPGRPVLLDQYLPGKEVEVDAVCDAEDVLIPGIFEHIERAGVHSGDSMAVYPPQNVSQQVLDTLILYTTNIAREMSIRGLINIQYVIVDEVVYVLEVNPRASRTVPIISKVTDTPLVQLATRIGLGDTLKNMGYTSGLIPNRDFVAVKAPIFSFEKMSDVDISLGPEMKSTGEVLGIARNFVGSLGKVFATGHIREATEQRQPGLLCSISDREKEAGVALMRKFASLGFKLYATPTTAKALEDAGLEVTEIPWQLVQIREMFRRNEINLVINIPTIGKDSSRQGFKLRRMAVEFGVGCLTALDTADALCQSIEERDKYLPFTLEEFLSGEFLQKL encoded by the coding sequence TTGCCCAAAATAGATTCCATTAAAAAAGTTCTTGTAATCGGTTCTGGCCCTATTATTATTGGGCAAGCGGCTGAGTTCGATTATGCAGGAACTCAAGCATGCAACGCATTGAAAGAAGAAGGCATTGAAGTTGTGTTAGTGAATAGCAATCCAGCGACGATTATGACGGATCAAGGGATTGCCGACAAAATATATATTGAGCCGCTAACAGTACGTTCCTTATCGCAAATCATCGATAGAGAGCGTCCAGACGGAGTACTTCCTACATTAGGAGGACAGACTGGATTAAATCTTGCGGTCAAATTATCCGAAGCTGGAGTTTTAGAAAAATACAATGTTAAGCTCCTTGGAACCTCGTTAGAAGCGATTAAAAAGGCAGAAGACCGTGATCTCTTCCGCACATTGATGCTGGAGATTGGACAACCGATTCCAGAGAGTGAAATCATTGATAACTTAGTAGAAGCTGAACAGTTCGCTGCTCGCATAGGATTTCCGTTGATTATTCGCCCTGCCTATACTCTTGGTGGTTCTGGCGGTGGAATCGTAGACGATCACGAGCAGTTAAGAGAAACAGTCAGTCGTGGGCTTTCGCAAAGTCCGATTGGTCAGGTGCTAATTGAAAAAAGTATCAAGGGCTGGAAAGAAATTGAGTATGAAGTTATGCGTGACTCCAATGATACTTGTATTACCATTTGTAACATGGAGAACTTTGACCCTGTTGGGGTTCACACAGGCGATAGTATCGTTGTTGCTCCTTCACAAACATTATCGGATTGTGAATACCAGCTATTACGTACTGCGTCCTTAGATATCATTCGTTCACTAAAAATTGAAGGCGGTTGCAATGTCCAACTTGCCTTAAATCCATATAGCTTTGAATATTGCGTAATTGAAGTAAATCCTCGTGTAAGTCGTTCCAGTGCCCTGGCATCAAAAGCTACAGGATATCCTATTGCAAAAGTAGCCGCAAAAATAGCAATTGGTATGCATTTAGACGAAATCATTAACCCTGTTACTGGTCTTACGTATGCAAGTTTTGAGCCAGCACTTGACTATGTAGTTGCAAAAATTCCGCGTTGGCCGTTTGATAAGTTCCCAGAAGCGAACCGCAAACTCGGAACGCAAATGAAAGCGACGGGAGAGGTCATGGCAATTGCTAGGACAATGGAAGGCGCTTTATTAAAAGCCGTTCGTTCCTTAGAAATTAAGGTACAAACTCTTTTGCACCCAGTATATGCAGAGTGGACCCTGGAGCAATTAACGGCAAAACTTGCGGAACAACCAGATGATAATCGTTTATTTATCTTAGCAGAAGCACTACGCAAAGGCATGACTGTACAGAAAGTACGTGACATCACAGAGATTGATCCATTCTTCGTGGAAAAGATATTAAACATCGTCCGCTGGGAAGAAGAAATTAAAAAGGCAAATCTTGATGAGGTTACTTCTGAACAACTGCGTTTGTGGAAAAAAGTTGGATTCTCTGATGCGTATATCGCTGACTTAATCAATATGGGTGCACTTAGTAGAGCGGAAGATGATGCATTACTTACACATTTAGATGTGCGTAAACGCCGTAAGCAGCTCAATGTGATCCCTTCATATAAGCTGGTAGATACATGTGCTGCAGAATTTCCGGCAAAGACTCCTTACTACTACTCTACCTACACAGGTGAAGATGAAGTAGAGAAAACGGACAAGGAAAAGATTCTTGTTATCGGTTCAGGGCCAATCCGTATTGGTCAAGGAATTGAATTCGACTATTGTTCCGTCCATGCGATTTGGGCGTTGAAAGAAGCTGGTTATGAAGCAGTCATCATTAACAATAATCCGGAAACAGTAAGTACAGACTTTAACGTAGCAGATCGCTTATATTTCGAACCATTAACATTAGAAGATGTACTAAATGTAGCTGAAAAAGAAAACATCAAAGGTGCTTATGTGCAATTTGGTGGGCAAACAGCAATCAACTTAGTGCATGGTCTACGTGATTATGGCATTCAAATCCTTGGAACATCAGTGGAAGGTATTGACCTAGCAGAAGACCGTGACAAATTCCGTAGGTTACTTGACCGTTTGCAAATTCCTCAGACAAATGGTGCAATGGCAGAAAATGTCGAAGGAGCATTAAAAGTTGCTGAAGATATCGGCTATCCATTAATGGTTCGCCCTTCTTACGTCATTGGTGGGCGTGGCATGCAAGTCATATATGAGCAATCGGAACTAGAGCGCTATTTAGCAGAGGCAGTGGACGTTTCCCCTGGTCGCCCGGTACTTTTAGATCAGTATTTACCAGGTAAAGAAGTAGAAGTTGACGCTGTATGTGATGCGGAAGATGTATTAATCCCAGGAATTTTCGAGCATATAGAAAGGGCTGGCGTTCACTCAGGCGATAGTATGGCCGTGTATCCTCCGCAAAACGTTAGCCAGCAAGTATTAGATACCCTAATACTATATACGACAAATATTGCCCGGGAAATGTCGATTCGTGGATTAATCAATATCCAATATGTAATAGTTGATGAAGTGGTATATGTGCTAGAGGTAAATCCTCGTGCATCTCGAACTGTGCCGATCATCAGTAAAGTCACGGATACACCACTGGTGCAGTTGGCAACTCGCATTGGTCTTGGTGATACTTTGAAAAATATGGGCTATACGAGCGGACTGATTCCAAATCGTGATTTTGTAGCTGTTAAAGCGCCTATATTCTCCTTTGAGAAAATGAGTGACGTGGATATTTCTTTAGGGCCTGAAATGAAATCTACGGGTGAAGTATTGGGAATTGCTCGTAACTTTGTAGGATCACTTGGGAAGGTATTTGCTACAGGGCATATTCGCGAAGCGACAGAGCAGAGACAGCCAGGATTATTATGCTCGATCTCTGACCGTGAGAAAGAAGCAGGCGTTGCACTAATGAGAAAGTTCGCAAGTCTGGGCTTTAAGTTATATGCAACACCAACCACAGCAAAAGCATTAGAGGATGCGGGATTAGAAGTGACAGAAATTCCGTGGCAGCTTGTGCAAATCCGCGAAATGTTTAGACGTAATGAGATTAATTTAGTCATCAACATACCAACTATCGGAAAAGATTCTTCACGACAAGGATTTAAGTTAAGAAGAATGGCTGTAGAGTTCGGAGTTGGATGTTTAACGGCATTAGATACAGCGGATGCGCTATGCCAAAGTATAGAAGAGCGTGATAAGTATTTGCCTTTTACTTTGGAAGAGTTTTTAAGTGGGGAATTCCTGCAGAAATTATAG